DNA sequence from the Pseudoliparis swirei isolate HS2019 ecotype Mariana Trench chromosome 6, NWPU_hadal_v1, whole genome shotgun sequence genome:
tgaacctgattcagccctaactataagctctgtcaaagaggaaagtcttaagtctaatctctgcctcccagactgaaattggaagctggttccataaaagaggagcttgataaaaGGCATATGAATTACAGAATATGTGATTCAGAGATATGATCAGAAGGATAATATGAAATTAAACAAACTAGAAAGGTGCAATCAGTTGAGTGCAGATCTCTGCAGGGTGTCTGCAACACCACGGCTGTAATGTTTGACTGAATGACCCTCAGCTGTCTCATCACCATGTCCAGGCTGCAAGTGTATCACACGGGTTTATCATTCGCACGTCTTGCACAACAGTTTTTGTAATCTACGCAGCAGACTGCAACGAACAATAAAAGTGAGGAAACTGTTTCCCCTTTCTGCGGTTGTGCTCAAAAAGGCATTTTAACATACTATATTTACCAAGTATGCCATAAGCTTGACTGAGTATGTTTTGCGTTCACACTATGTGGGGATTTTGTGTACATGAGAAAGGCCAGGATATATACTTGCATACACAACGTTCCCACAATGCATCGCCTCTGGGTGCCTTCAGACGAGTTGTAACTCTTGTAAAATGTAAGTAAAATTTgaaaaataagataagataatcctttattagtcccgcagtagggacatttacaggattacagcagcaaatgGGTGAAGTGCACACAAGACAGGATCAAATAAAACAGTCAATGAAACAAAACAGTGTCATTTTTATTAAGTTTTCATATATTTTCACAAGCGTTAAAATTGTGAGAAAGTGTGAGTCACTGCAACCAGAGAGGTCTTACAGCATGCAGCCCAGATATTGTGCAGTTTGGTATTGCAGTATGCAATATTTACTGTGAACAGGCACACAGATTCTTATAATTATGTCAGATCAGTCATATGGACTGATCAAATAAGTATAAGAATGATATAGTAAACAACATAACCCAACAATGAAACAAAAATGAAAAGGATTCAAATTGGTCAAACTGATCAGTATTTATCTGAACATTGCAACCAAAAAAAAGCTGTTAAAAAGACTGGCAGAACAATTGACCCAAACACTTTAGATTTGGGATGTTGTTTAAAACCAATGAGAACGCGGTTTGTTCTTTGGATTAGGACATGTTTACCCTCTCCAATTAAAGGTTTAGGTTGAGGAGGTAAGTGGGGAGTAAGAGCAGATCTGTGGATTTGTTCAGGAAAAGGCACACGAGTTGTGTATTGTCCAATAAAGGAGtaggctttaaaaaataaaaaaagacctgGGATTAAAAGAAATATGGAAGTAGATGGTGTGCAAGAATTCTTTTAGGAATGGTTGACAGAAAAAATACCAGCCtgggtataaaaaaaagaaaatattttacacacacacactgaattctTACTTCTGCCTCTACAAGGAACCCTGTAGTACATCGCCTGCAGTTCGTTGCAGATTTGGCCACTGAAACTGGTTAGATTTTAATCTAGAACCACCCGCTGTTTGCAGGTTAACTATTAATTAAACCAGTTAAGTCTTCTGCAATCGTTAATATGAAGCTTAATAATTTACCAAATACCTTCCTACTTGATCTTCTAACACAACAGGAAATTAAACTAGACAGTCTCTTACCGGTTTTAGCCAAAGACTTAATTCAAACTAAAAGGTCGCATGTTTAAATTACGTTACTCTCAACGTACTcgcataaacaatatatatcacGCAGTACGAGTAAGTAAGATAGTTTAGCTAGTTAAATAGTTCAAACTTAGTGTTGCCGCATCGGTAAAGTGAGTCGGTCTTATATCGGAAATCGCAGACGGCATTTTACTCCAAACTTTCGAGGAGTGACTAAGCGGATGTGAAACGGAAACCAGAAGTAGGCACCGGTGCTTTCTGTgcgttaaaataaaaacatggttTCAAACTATTCTCGAGCAAATCGCCGGTAACTCCAATCACTCCTCGACACGACGACAATGAGCACCTCACGGGCCCGACGGACGAACCGCCGCCGTCCGCGTTACACATTAACCGCACATTTGAACTGACGCCACCACTTCGTCAAACGGAGTCGCTGCGCATCTTCAGCGGTTCGTGAACCTCTCGAACACCGCGGAGCTGTGGAGGCATACGCTGATTCGTGCGCATGTGCAATCTGGATTTCGGGGATGGGTCTATCGATGGAATCAAGATGGCGACTCTGGCGAAAGCGCCAATATATTTACTGAAGTAGATGTCCAAAATTAACCGCGGTAGCGGGTTTTCTCAAGCCCCCGAGGGGTTTCCGTGAAACATGAAGGCCGGGATCATGTTTTGGGAGAGGAACTGACCGGTATCTATACCGTAACAAAGTCAGCGAGATGTGCGAGAGCTATGCCCGCTCGCTGCTGCGTGTTTCGGTGGCGCAGATCTGCCAGGCTCTGGGCTGGGATGCGATTCAGCTCACTGCGTGCGATCAGCTGTCCGATGTGCTGCATCGATATATCCAGCAGTTGGCCAGGGTCTGCCATCGCTACTCTGAGCTCTGTAAGTGCCTCCTTTAGTAGCCCGATCACTTTTGTAACCCGTAAACTTGAAGTAGTCGATCACGTTGTTGTGGACTGTCTGCAGCTGGCGCCCCCTAGCAAAAGGTTGATGTGTCAAAAAAGTACAGCAGCTACATGGCTAGGTAGCGTCCATTGAGTGTTGTTATTGTGGCTGCGATGCCCCCCAGCTGTGGTCACAACATTGTATTTACCCCTGTTGCATGCATTAGGCCTACATAACTAAGCACTGTTATTTCTAAGAAGATTCACTTCATAGATCTGAAACCTGTTGAACATTACTTCTAGTTTCAAATGGAAACAGGTGGTGCACAATCACCAGCAGACTTTAGCATCCCCAAACAGTGTAATGTAGTAATCAAGAGACTTGTAGAGTCTGAGCGTCACGGTTTTAAAGGGGCTCGTTGTGACGCTGCATTTCAGATGGAAGAACAGATCCAGTCCTGGATGATGTCAGCCAGGCCTTCAGGCTCTTGGGGGTGAGCCTGAGTGAACTGGAGGACTATGTCCACAACCTGGAGCCCGTGGCCTTCGCCCAACAAACGCCGCTTTTCCCTGTCAATAAAAACAACGTCCTGCAGTTTCCCCAGCCTGGAGCCCGAGAtgcagaggaaaggaaggattACATTCCAGATTACCTGCCACCCCTGGTCTCCTTGCAAGAAGGTTGGTGCATATAAGGACAACATGGACATATCTGAGTTTATGTGTTTCTATTTAGAGTTTTCCATCAGTGGAAAGTAAATATTTTGGAACACATGTTTCAAATAATGTTTTCAACTTGGAGAACATAATATAAAgaatacacactcacatgccAGTATTGGGAACATTTGATTCTCAATGGTTCTTATTGTTGTTTGTTGAATTAGTTTTTTTCCAATAATTGTATCCACTAATCCTGGATTAAATAGGAAAAACACACCTCAGTATATCACAACACATACACTCAATCTCTCTATAGTTTCAACACAATTTGAACATTGGAAAGGTTATTGATTGTTTTATCTGGGTGTACCCAATAAACTGGTTACTGAGGCTATGTTACCATATCTTTGGTTGGAAATCAGTTTGGATGGGCCACCATAAAAACCTGTATACGTGTTAAACGAAGTGTTGTGAATGTAAGAATGCTTGGAGGATTATTGAAAAAAGGTGTTTaacttgtgttttttctctatttcctcaccagaagaggaggaggaagaggttctTGCTGACATGGGCACTTCAGCCGAAGCTATGCAGGTGGcactggaggaggatgaggaggatatgGATGGGGATGAGACGGTCAACGATGAGAACCACCCACTGAAGAGGCACCTGGACAGTCCTGATGCAGCTCTGGGCATGATGCCGACCTCCAAGATACCACGCATGTACACTGGCCTCAGCCCAGAATGGGGGGTTGAGCCCAGGGAGCCCCTCACCTCTCTCAACCCTCAACGTGTTCCCCCAGGCATGCTGCCTTCTCATGATAGCATTGACCCCCTGTCACCTGAAACACCTTCTGGAGCCCTGCCTTCCTCCTTCAAACCTCAGCCGGTGGTACCAAAACACTCTGATCAAAAGGGCCTTACCACTCCTGGAAGAAAGTCTAAGGTCTCATCGCCTGGCAGCCAACGGACTAAGTCCCCGAAAGGGGTCATTCCTGTTGCGGTGGGTGGTAGTCCCATCCATTCTCCAAAACCgtcgaaagaaaagaagaaatctcCAGGGAGGACGAAGAGTCCAAAAAGCCCGAAGAGCCCAAAGATGGGTTCAGCCAAAGCATCCCAACCCCAGATCAAGACGGAGAGTATGCTGAAGGTACCGCTGTGCGCGCTGAATGAGaggatgggcaaagagaacatcCATATGCGTCAAAATATAGAAGACAGGGAGTTAGCCGAGGGCCCCTTCAAGAAACTAGAGCCTGATAACGCAGCCATCGATGACTCCATCGACGTTGTGATTGCCAGAGCGTGTGCCGAGCGGGAGCCCGATCCTTTCGCTTTCTCCTCGGGTTCTGATTCGGATAGCAATGGCTTCTCCAGCCCCAGGAGGCTGACCATCATGGAGCCGTCGACACCGAAACTCTCGATTGGGATCTCCGTAAAAGACACGTCGCCGCCACTTCAGCTGCAGCCACACGCAGGCCTAGGAAACTGGACTATGGATGATTCGATCAACGAGGTGATCCGAAAGGTCAACCAGGGGGGTCCGTCCGCACCCCCGCCCGACCTAGGAGACTATGCCTCGTCAGGATCGGCCTCTCCACCGACTCCGGAACCTTTACTCAAGGTGtttgaggagaagaacaagattGTGTCACCTGTAGACATTaagaagaagctgaagaaggaaCTCAAAACTAaattgaagaagaaggagaaagacaagCCGAAAGACAAAGACCGGGAAAAGGATAAGGGCAAgctgaaggagaagaacaaggagaagaacaGGGATAAAAACAAGGACTTTTCTAAGGATGGCAAGGTGCCCTGGAAGGAGTTCGGAGTGAAGGACGACGAACACTTCCTGATGCGAGACTTTACTCTGCCCGAGGGCTCCATCAAGATAAAAACCAGAGATGTAGATGCCccaaagaaggagaaggagaaacataaagacaaaaagaaagataaagaaaaaagtaaaaaggacAAAGACAAGAGGGACAAGGGTAAAGAGCGGAGCAAGGACGACAGACCCAATAAGTCGGCGCCGGCCCCCTTCGTGCTGAGTGAAATGCCGCCACTGTTCAGCCCCTCCACCTGCCTGCGCCTCCCCTCCATGCTCCCTTCTCTGGCCCCGATCCTCCAGGAAAAGGACGTGAAGAGCAaagagaaggacaagaagaaagacaagaaggagaagaagaaaaagaaagaaaaggagaaggatAAAGAGCGAGAAAAGGccaaagaaaaggagagggagaaagaggagaagaggaaagaaaaggagagggaaaaggagaaacgagaaaaggagaaggagaaagaaaaagagagaattcGATTGGAGAAggtaacttttttaaatatattttgttgtcaTTATGTATCTGTGTTCGGGCGTCACTGAGAAGTACCCTTTCCTTCCTGCTTCCTTAGGTGAAAGTAGACACTCCAGCCGCTCTACCGTCTCCAGTCATCCCCAGACTGACGCTCAGGGTGGGAGCCGGCCAGGACAAAATGTAAGCGCTGAATGACTGTTTCCCCATCACCTCTCGCATCTTACGGgaggttttgtttttctttctttattcagATCAAAACTTAAAGATGTTTGTTTCTGCAGCAGTGTTCTCAGGACACACGTTACTACGTTGCTGGGTATCAACCTTCTGTagaattatatatttgtgtattagTATGATTATCATTATAGCAGTATTAGAAGCCTCTGCATAAAGCTTCATAGTCTTATTTGCTCTTTTCTTGGGCCAATGATAAAGTTCctgatataaatatttgtatatttttaatTGGGAAAGATTATTGGCTTCTTTTATGAcatgaaacattgttttttatgGAAAACGTCAtgtgtatacttttttttttaaatagtttttgtatttatttaaactccAGTCTGGAATTGCTAATAATATAGAACAAAATATGTACAGTGAATTTAATTGGataagtgccagtgaggtagaGAGCTTGTTTTCAAGAGACATGAGTGCATGTTATGTTTatgttaaaaacatatatatttatagtatatattgcacaacacaaaacaatgtaaaaggATATTATTACGACACATTTGTTCATATTCTTTACATTTCTATAGAGATTTAGAAACGTCTCCTATTTGTGTTCAccagtctgtgtctctgtccatCACCAGTGTTATCAGCAAGGTGGTGCCAAATTCAGAGCCCAAGACGCCGGCACCCAAGACCCCCGCTGCCAAGTCAGGACCCGGGAATCGCCCTCGGACTCCCCCACCACTCCCAGTGCTCTGCCCAGTCGTGCCCACCCTgcccccacctccctctccaCCGGCTCCTGCCCCATCATCGCTGCTCCCCGCGGCCCCTCTGCTCTCTCCCACCGCTTCCTCCAAAACACCGGTCCGCAGTGTTGTAACCGAGACCGTCAGCACCTACGTGGTGGGTGCTCTTCTTTTATTCCATCAGAATTAGTGCATGTGATAACACTTTCCCCCTATTTCACGAATATTCACAAATTTATGTGATAGATATTGTGTTGTTGACCAGTGTGTCGCTAACGCCTTCTGTTTCATAAATATGACTTAGATCCGAGATGAATGGGGAAACAAGATCTGGATTTGTCCTGGATGCAACAAACCTGATGACGGCAGTCCCATGATAGGATGTGATGACTGTGACGATTGGTATCATTGGTGAGACTCTTTTCCTTCTCATTCCCTTTTCTGCTCTCATGACTCTCTTTGTACcatggtgtgtgtttttatataagATTATAGTTTAGCATTGTTTTCAAATTGAGTCAGTTTCGGACAGATATCAACATCTTTATTTTAACTAGAGGGGTcggggaaaaaataaatttcTTATCACGTTGGTCCATTCTGGCTCATTCAGTGAAACGACCAGTGAGTTCAACTTAAAAATgttcaacttaaaaaaaaaaaaaaatgtgaagacGTCATGTATAGGTGATTCTCATTTAAAAAGACTCAAATATATGTACGAAATATAAAGTAGATGGTAAAAAGATAAGAAAAAGATAGTGGCATGCTATGTATAATTTAGTTAAATTAAACTTTAGAGCCAACAGCAACAGAAAATACAGTTGTGTAATGTTATGCTCAGTCAAGAGTAcgtttactttttatttgtacCCATTAATTCTCCGTAGCCATGGAGGTCCATCCATCAGGAGTAAATAAGTCGGGCAGCTTGTCTTTGACTGAATGCACCTGTAATGGAACATAACTGGAGCCCTGTAAACATAAACTTGAGTGATGGTGTTACAACAGTTTAGCGTTGGTTTGTTGTAAGTTTGCAGCGACATAATGCCGCCAAGCCACACAGCTTCGTCCCGTGTCATCGTATCCAACTGGAAAACCATGATGCTTCCAAACGATAGATATCTAATTGTACCAGCTCTGCTTTCTCATTGGCCTTTTCTCCTCCATGGTCCCACTGCCAGTGCAGTCCGGTTTGAACTCTCAcacttaaaaatgtaattatcagAATGTACAGAAAGACTTGGTTTCTATAGAGAGTATGAAGCGACCTTATATCTATGGGAATACTTCTCTCGGTGgcctatagtatatatatatatatttattttattccagactcatgagtccataaagcaacaaacacaacaacaacaacaatggataaaatacaatacaatatgagGACACGGgtacaatcactgcagttaaaaTGTCACTTGTGGTTAAAAACAACATACAAACAATTGTTCTAATGTTTtcagaaacaagaaaaataccTCGTATCACTCTGTGTTGGCTCAGTTAAGGCTTTTATATTGACATTTTCTGAGTCatttaatcaacatttaaattgaTATATAAAATTCCTCAACACAGCAGTAGTGTGGTAGTTAGCTTTTTCCTGGCGAGGCCACTTGACAGGCTCCTCAGACATTGATTGACGGTTGGTTTCCCCATTTCAAAGCGGGTATTCAGCTTATTTGACAGTAATCATCGAGTAAACTTGACATGTCTTGAACTGAAGAAAGTGCCGTATCGAACTCGACGACGATTTGGGACAAATCCATGTGCTGTAACACCACTTGAagaattgtaaaaaaacaaacatcaccaTCTTTTCACTTACCTGAACCCTCTTCTTTCTCGTCTGCCCAGGCCGTGCATTGCTATGACGACAgccccccctgaggaccagcagTGGTTCTGTGTTAAATGTTCCAGCAGGAAGAAggacaaaaaacacaagaaaaggaAACACAAAGTGCATTGAGACTATGCAAAAAGCACATATTTTGGACTTTTTTGGACTTTAAGCCATCACTGAACACTCGTGGCACCGCTGTAAAATAACAATTCAAAAGAAAGTTTAAAATTGTGGCTGAAACTAACATCTAatgattttttaaagatgtcGGCCATTGCATTGTGAGTCGTTCAGAAAAAAGGCTTTAACCAGCACATATCCAGCCTTAGTTCTCGTGTGGGTTTTCCCTTTTCACCTGTAAATCATTTGCTTGTTGTTTTGGATGTCCAGTCGTAGGAGATCATGACGATTCTGTTTGTATCAAGAGGCCATGACAATTTGTCTCAGATGAGAGCTCAACAATGCAGAGAACCAGAAAACGACTAACATCCATGTCATCATTTCTGTTTCCTCTGTGTTGCCACCAAAGGAATGACGACCAAGTCGAACCTTTCTCCAGTTGTCTGCAGTATCATTGAAATGTCATGTATATAATGAGGATGGCATCaggtgtgtataaatgtgtcaaTACCAACTTCCAAGCCAAGTGCATTTTGTTCTTAGGATTCTGACTTGTTAAATCCATTTTCAGATATTGGTTTTTAACTCTAATTATTTCCTGTAATTtctgtacattttttttaaatttaaagtttttatttttattttttcttcatatggATATGTCCTGGAGTTAATACTGTAGCTGTGCTTGTAATGTAATTCGCTGATATTTCAATATTAAAGATGAGTGGTCTGTGTACTCACAGACCGTAAGACGTAAATGTCATTAACATCCAAATTGTACCTTTTAAAATGGATTTAAATATCTCTCTTTTTTCAGTAGCTGATTGTTTGCATTTGCTTGAATGGAATAGAATAGATTGGAAATATTTTAACAAACTGAGTTTCAGATGTTGAATTTTGTCCCTGCTCGTTTTAGACTTCCAGACAACGTGTGTTGTCCAATCAGTGTGCAGTTGGTTACAGTTTGAATCCAGGATCCTCCCTTGCAGCATGTGCGATGCATTAGCCTAGATTTGGGCCGATTCTGCAGAGTTGCCATCCTGCACTTCAACTCGTGAGATATGTGGGAGAGTGCTTGGCAGTCGCGTTGCACAGGCCAGAGTTCCTCCAAGATCGATGGTGGATTGTGAGGAGCCATCTCTGGTCTTTAGAAGCGTGTCTGACAATATGTCTCCCATCCCAGTAgagctttttttgttgctttttccCCCTCACTGACCACACGGTGTCATTCTTCACGCACAGACACTGAGGCATGCTGCTCGGGGCACATACCGACACCGCAGCACTCGCCAAAAATCCGCTCACAAACCACATATTACGAATGTAAGAAATGTGACAGGTTCACTTAGTTGATTATTAGTCATTATCTCACAAGTCAAACCAGCTCCAGAAGGGCCATCCGTCATGAGAGGACCTACAGATGACTGGGACTGGAAATAGGATTTACAGCCACTCAGAAGCTATTAGGACTTAGAAATCTATAGAAGGGAATGTGAGATAGTAAAGTGGGTCCCCCAGCTATCAGAGGAGGACTATCATATTTTATGGGGCAGGTTTTGTATGTCTCATCTAACGTTTTCCATTTAAGTCAGATGCTCC
Encoded proteins:
- the taf3 gene encoding transcription initiation factor TFIID subunit 3 produces the protein MCESYARSLLRVSVAQICQALGWDAIQLTACDQLSDVLHRYIQQLARVCHRYSELYGRTDPVLDDVSQAFRLLGVSLSELEDYVHNLEPVAFAQQTPLFPVNKNNVLQFPQPGARDAEERKDYIPDYLPPLVSLQEEEEEEEVLADMGTSAEAMQVALEEDEEDMDGDETVNDENHPLKRHLDSPDAALGMMPTSKIPRMYTGLSPEWGVEPREPLTSLNPQRVPPGMLPSHDSIDPLSPETPSGALPSSFKPQPVVPKHSDQKGLTTPGRKSKVSSPGSQRTKSPKGVIPVAVGGSPIHSPKPSKEKKKSPGRTKSPKSPKSPKMGSAKASQPQIKTESMLKVPLCALNERMGKENIHMRQNIEDRELAEGPFKKLEPDNAAIDDSIDVVIARACAEREPDPFAFSSGSDSDSNGFSSPRRLTIMEPSTPKLSIGISVKDTSPPLQLQPHAGLGNWTMDDSINEVIRKVNQGGPSAPPPDLGDYASSGSASPPTPEPLLKVFEEKNKIVSPVDIKKKLKKELKTKLKKKEKDKPKDKDREKDKGKLKEKNKEKNRDKNKDFSKDGKVPWKEFGVKDDEHFLMRDFTLPEGSIKIKTRDVDAPKKEKEKHKDKKKDKEKSKKDKDKRDKGKERSKDDRPNKSAPAPFVLSEMPPLFSPSTCLRLPSMLPSLAPILQEKDVKSKEKDKKKDKKEKKKKKEKEKDKEREKAKEKEREKEEKRKEKEREKEKREKEKEKEKERIRLEKVKVDTPAALPSPVIPRLTLRVGAGQDKIVISKVVPNSEPKTPAPKTPAAKSGPGNRPRTPPPLPVLCPVVPTLPPPPSPPAPAPSSLLPAAPLLSPTASSKTPVRSVVTETVSTYVIRDEWGNKIWICPGCNKPDDGSPMIGCDDCDDWYHWPCIAMTTAPPEDQQWFCVKCSSRKKDKKHKKRKHKVH